CCGCGCTGGTCTACTTCGTCATTTCCTGTGTCGCGTCCTTTGGCGTCCGCCGCCTGCAGGCGCGGATTGCCATTGTTCGCTAAGGCATGACCCGGAAAAGTGGGAACCGGTTTTCCGACAAGGTCATGCCTAAACAAAAAAGCTGAGCCATCATGATCGAGATCAATCACGTCAATAAGTGGTACGGGCCGACCTTCCAGGTGCTGAAGGACTGCACCACCAGCGTCGCCAAGGGCGAGGTGGTGGTGGTCTGCGGGCCGTCCGGCTCGGGCAAGTCGACCCTGATCAAATGCGTCAACGCGCTGGAGCCGATCCAGGGCGGCGACATCACGCTCGACGGCGTCAAGGTCAACGACCCCAAGACCAATTTGCCGAAGCTGCGCTCCCGCGTCGGCATGGTGTTCCAGCATTTCGAGCTGTTCCCGCATTTGCGCATCGTCGACAATCTTTGCCTCGCGCAGGAGAAGGTGCTGGGCCGCAAGCATGACGACGCCATGGCCAAGGGCATGAAGCTCTTGGAGCGCGTCGGGCTGAAGGACCACGCCAAGAAGTTTCCCGCCGAATTGTCCGGCGGCCAGCAGCAGCGCGTCGCGATCGCCCGCGCGCTGGCGATGGACCCGATCGCGATGCTGTTCGACGAGCCGACCTCGGCGCTCGACCCCGAGATGATCAGCGAGGTGCTCGACGTCATGGTCGACCTCGCCCGCGAGGGCATGACCATGATGGTGGTGACCCATGAAATGGGCTTTGCCAACAAGGTCGCCGACCGCGTCATCTTCATGGACCGCGGCGAGATCGTCGAGGACGCCAAGAAGGCCGACTTCTTCGGCACCCCGCGCAGCGACCGCGCGCAGAAGTTCTTGTCGAAGATCTTGCAGCACTGACGGGGCGCACCAGCCAGACCCGTCATCCTGAGGAGCCGCGAAGCGGCGTCTCGAAGGATGCGCGGCCACCAGCCGGGCCGTCGACCCTTCGAGACGCGCGCAACGGCGCGCTCCTCCAGCGACAAAGGCGAAGCCTTTGCGCGGGGGTGACGGTAGTGGATTTGCGCAGTTCACGGGCGCCCGGCGGGAGGCTTTATCCCCGTCAACAATTTGCGTATACGAAGGCCTGAAACCCCTTCGTCCGCAGGAGAACTCGCGTGGAAAAGATCGCTTACGTCAACGGCTCGTTCGTGCCGCACTCGGAGGCCAAGGTCTCGGTGTTTGACCGCGGATTCCTGTTCGCCGACGGCATCTACGAGGTGGCGGCGGTGCTCGAGGGCAAGCTGATCGACAACGCCTCGCATTTGGCGCGGCTCAAGCGTTCGGTCGGCGAAATCCAGCTCGCGCTCCCCGAGACGCTGGAGCGGATCGAGGAGATCCAGAAGGAGCTGGTCAAGCGCAACGACCTCGTCAACGGCATGGTCTATCTCGAGGTCACCCGCGGCGCCGACAAGGGGCGCGACTTCGCCTTCCCGAAGGCTGACGTCAAGCCGACCCTTGTGATGTTCACCTCGGAAAAGGACATCATCAACGCGCCGTCGGCCAAGACCGGCATCAACGTGATCACGGTGCCGGACATCCGCTGGGAGCGGCGCGACATCAAGAGCGTGGCGCTCTTGGCGCAGGTGCTGGCCAAGCAGGCCGCGGCCGCGGCCGGCGCCGGCGAGGCCTGGATGATCGAGGACGGCAAGATCACCGAGGGTGGCTCGTCGTCGTCCTTCATCGTGACCCAGGACGGCGTCATCGTGACCCGGCAGAACGGCAACGCGATCCTGCCCGGCTGCACCCGCAAGGCGGTGGTCAAGCTCGCCGAGGAGCGCCAGCTTCGCATCGAGGAGCGCGCCTTCACGGTCGAGGAAGCGCTCGCCGCCAAGGAAGCCTTCATCACCAGCGCCTCGGTGTTCGTGCAGGGCGTGGTCGCGATCGACGGCAAGCAGGTCGGCAGCGGCAAGGTCGGCCCGATCACCGACCGCCTGCGCGAGATCTACGTCGAGTTCGCCCGCGCGACCGCGGTTTAAGGCACTCGCGCCACGCTCCGCGCTGTCATCGTCCGGCTCGACCGGGCGATCCAGTATTCCAGAGACCGCGGTGCTTGAGCCGAAACGCCGCGGCGTACTGGATGCCCCGCATGAAGCGGGGCATGACAGCGGAATATATGGCGGACAGTATCGCCCTCACGCCGCGACCTTCACCTTCACCGGATGCACCGC
This Bradyrhizobium sp. CCBAU 53421 DNA region includes the following protein-coding sequences:
- a CDS encoding D-amino-acid transaminase, with product MEKIAYVNGSFVPHSEAKVSVFDRGFLFADGIYEVAAVLEGKLIDNASHLARLKRSVGEIQLALPETLERIEEIQKELVKRNDLVNGMVYLEVTRGADKGRDFAFPKADVKPTLVMFTSEKDIINAPSAKTGINVITVPDIRWERRDIKSVALLAQVLAKQAAAAAGAGEAWMIEDGKITEGGSSSSFIVTQDGVIVTRQNGNAILPGCTRKAVVKLAEERQLRIEERAFTVEEALAAKEAFITSASVFVQGVVAIDGKQVGSGKVGPITDRLREIYVEFARATAV
- a CDS encoding amino acid ABC transporter ATP-binding protein; this translates as MIEINHVNKWYGPTFQVLKDCTTSVAKGEVVVVCGPSGSGKSTLIKCVNALEPIQGGDITLDGVKVNDPKTNLPKLRSRVGMVFQHFELFPHLRIVDNLCLAQEKVLGRKHDDAMAKGMKLLERVGLKDHAKKFPAELSGGQQQRVAIARALAMDPIAMLFDEPTSALDPEMISEVLDVMVDLAREGMTMMVVTHEMGFANKVADRVIFMDRGEIVEDAKKADFFGTPRSDRAQKFLSKILQH